From bacterium, the proteins below share one genomic window:
- a CDS encoding DUF4258 domain-containing protein has product MPNMPAGDAVLARIRAQARAEQVRITVHANQEMVEEEVTMDELLQAAGSGDVIEYYPEHRRGPCCLLHGVTASGRHLHVVCTTSLEMLVIITVYEPRPPKWPEPAVRRKP; this is encoded by the coding sequence ATGCCAAACATGCCTGCCGGCGATGCCGTTCTGGCACGAATCCGGGCGCAAGCACGTGCCGAGCAGGTACGAATCACCGTCCACGCGAATCAGGAAATGGTTGAAGAAGAGGTCACGATGGACGAACTGCTGCAGGCGGCGGGTTCCGGCGACGTCATCGAGTACTACCCCGAGCACCGACGCGGGCCGTGCTGTCTGCTGCATGGGGTCACCGCCAGCGGCCGTCACCTGCACGTCGTCTGCACGACGTCGCTGGAGATGCTTGTCATCATCACCGTGTACGAACCCCGGCCGCCAAAGTGGCCGGAGCCCGCAGTCAGGAGGAAACCATGA
- a CDS encoding DUF72 domain-containing protein, with protein sequence MKTDATQSNSALPAGRFRVGTSGFSFDDWLGRAYPAGLSKTKMLEYYENVLGFDTVELNFTYYAMPAPKTLASMVSRTGSGFCFVVRSHKDMTHDIWQDEDRRILKDTSEVFKSFREGISPLVDSGRLGCVLVQFPVFFYPAPQNFDYMRRMPELMPDVSIVVEFRNRAWLRPDAFRALEQSKMGFCVVDEPKIPRLMPFEPRRTSDIAYFRFHGRNQNWFNASREERYNYLYSGVELGEFMQPLRDVSAGAKMTYTFFNNCHAGAAARNALMMKQMLGLIDNLTPIQTRIVAGLPQS encoded by the coding sequence TTGAAAACGGACGCCACGCAGTCGAACTCGGCGCTGCCGGCCGGACGGTTCAGAGTCGGCACCAGCGGCTTCTCGTTCGACGATTGGCTGGGCAGGGCCTACCCGGCCGGGTTGTCCAAGACGAAGATGCTCGAATACTACGAGAACGTGCTCGGGTTCGACACAGTCGAGCTGAATTTCACTTACTACGCGATGCCGGCGCCGAAGACTCTCGCATCCATGGTGAGCCGGACCGGTAGCGGCTTCTGCTTCGTGGTCCGTTCGCACAAGGACATGACCCACGACATCTGGCAGGACGAGGACCGGCGAATCCTCAAGGATACAAGCGAGGTATTCAAGTCGTTCCGTGAGGGCATCAGCCCTTTGGTCGACTCGGGCCGGCTCGGGTGCGTGCTGGTCCAGTTCCCGGTCTTCTTCTATCCAGCGCCGCAGAACTTCGACTACATGCGCAGGATGCCGGAGTTGATGCCGGACGTCTCCATCGTGGTCGAGTTCCGCAACCGGGCCTGGCTGAGGCCCGACGCATTCCGGGCGCTGGAGCAGAGCAAGATGGGCTTCTGCGTCGTGGACGAGCCGAAGATACCGCGACTGATGCCGTTCGAGCCGCGACGCACATCGGATATCGCCTATTTCCGCTTCCATGGCCGGAACCAGAACTGGTTCAATGCTTCACGCGAGGAACGGTACAATTACCTGTATTCGGGCGTGGAGCTGGGCGAGTTCATGCAGCCCCTGCGTGACGTGAGCGCGGGGGCGAAGATGACCTACACTTTCTTCAACAACTGCCACGCCGGAGCCGCGGCGCGGAACGCCCTGATGATGAAGCAGATGCTGGGGCTGATAGACAATCTCACGCCCATCCAGACCCGCATCGTAGCGGGTCTACCGCAATCCTGA
- a CDS encoding type II toxin-antitoxin system MqsA family antitoxin, which produces MKCSIRDCSGECQTREITHTVRYHGQVVVIDHVPAEVCSVCGDVLLSPETVRHIERLLLSADRPAREVPLYEYA; this is translated from the coding sequence ATGAAGTGTAGCATCAGGGATTGCAGCGGCGAATGTCAGACACGCGAGATCACTCACACGGTGCGCTATCACGGCCAGGTCGTTGTGATTGACCACGTACCGGCGGAAGTGTGCTCGGTGTGCGGAGACGTGCTCCTCAGCCCGGAGACGGTGCGTCACATTGAGCGGCTTCTGCTCAGCGCCGACCGCCCGGCGCGTGAAGTGCCGCTGTATGAGTACGCCTAG
- the fusA gene encoding elongation factor G has protein sequence MESADLTRIRNIGIAAHIDAGKTTTTERVLYYSGRIHRMGDIDDGNTQMDWMAQERERGITITAAATTVHWLDHRINIIDTPGHVDFTVEVERSLKVLDGAVIVLCGVGGVEPQTETVWRQADRYQVPRIAFINKLDRTGSDFYRVLKTMAEKFAQTPVAVQLPIGAEDEYKGLIDLVAEKAFVWHTDDLGATFEEVPIPEERKPEVEDYRHRMIDTLTTFDEQLLEKYMTGTPIGEEDLHHALRKGCVSLRIVPVFCGSAFKNKGIQKLLDGIVHYLPSPLDVPPAHGVNPKNGKVESRPSDRKAPFSALIFKLTADQQRGMLAYLRVYSGSVAQGEVVMCVPEMKRVRIQKLAIMHANRQQEVEALSAGEIGVVIGLKEPRTGQTLTDLSHPIAFEAIKYPEPVVFLAIEPKTKADEDKLHDSLATLALEDPTFKVRTDEETGQLILSGMGELHLEILIDRLARDYRVAVHSGKPQVSYRETVTARATAEGRFIRQAGGKGHYAVVKVMLEPSPEGNAVVDELKPGTLPREFAAAVTQAIHDSLESGVLAGYAVVNVKVHVVDGQWHEQDSADVDFKVAANTAFREAFMAAEPTFLEPIMELEVVTPDQYLGNVLGDITSRDGKVLHLEAVKGHQIIKAELPLVKTFGYATTLRSLSQGRASNSMQFSHFSAVDQSTRERLYPLFAGHPQY, from the coding sequence ATGGAAAGCGCCGACCTGACGCGAATTCGGAATATCGGCATTGCCGCGCACATAGACGCCGGCAAGACAACGACGACCGAGCGCGTCCTCTACTATTCGGGCCGCATCCACCGTATGGGCGACATCGACGACGGCAATACCCAGATGGACTGGATGGCCCAGGAGCGCGAGCGCGGCATCACCATCACCGCCGCGGCCACGACCGTCCACTGGCTGGACCATCGCATCAACATCATCGACACGCCCGGCCACGTGGACTTCACGGTCGAGGTCGAACGCTCGCTCAAGGTCCTCGACGGCGCGGTCATCGTCCTGTGCGGTGTGGGCGGCGTCGAGCCCCAGACCGAGACCGTCTGGCGCCAGGCCGACCGCTACCAGGTTCCGCGCATCGCCTTCATCAACAAGCTCGACCGCACCGGCTCCGACTTCTACCGCGTGCTCAAGACGATGGCCGAGAAGTTCGCGCAGACGCCGGTCGCGGTCCAACTGCCCATCGGCGCCGAGGACGAGTACAAGGGACTGATTGACCTGGTGGCGGAAAAGGCCTTTGTCTGGCACACCGACGACCTGGGCGCGACTTTTGAAGAAGTGCCGATCCCGGAGGAACGCAAACCGGAGGTCGAAGACTACCGGCACCGGATGATAGACACGCTGACCACGTTCGACGAGCAACTGCTGGAGAAGTACATGACCGGCACGCCCATCGGCGAAGAGGACCTGCACCACGCCCTGCGCAAAGGCTGCGTCTCGCTGCGCATCGTACCGGTCTTCTGCGGCAGCGCTTTCAAGAACAAGGGCATCCAGAAGCTGCTCGACGGCATCGTCCACTACCTGCCGTCGCCGCTCGACGTGCCGCCCGCGCACGGCGTCAACCCGAAGAACGGCAAGGTGGAATCGCGGCCGTCCGACCGCAAGGCGCCGTTCTCCGCCCTGATATTCAAGCTCACCGCCGACCAGCAGCGCGGCATGCTCGCCTACCTGCGCGTCTACTCGGGCAGCGTGGCGCAGGGCGAGGTGGTAATGTGCGTACCGGAGATGAAGCGCGTGCGCATCCAGAAACTCGCCATCATGCACGCCAACCGGCAGCAGGAGGTCGAGGCTCTGTCGGCGGGAGAAATCGGTGTCGTCATCGGACTCAAGGAACCGCGCACCGGCCAGACCCTGACTGACCTGTCCCACCCGATTGCTTTCGAGGCCATCAAGTACCCGGAGCCGGTCGTGTTCCTCGCCATCGAGCCCAAGACCAAGGCCGACGAGGACAAGCTCCACGACTCGCTCGCGACGCTGGCGCTCGAGGACCCGACCTTCAAGGTCCGCACCGACGAGGAAACCGGCCAACTCATTCTATCCGGCATGGGCGAGTTGCATCTGGAGATACTCATCGACCGCCTGGCGCGAGACTACCGGGTCGCGGTCCACTCCGGCAAGCCGCAGGTCTCCTACCGCGAGACGGTCACGGCGCGTGCGACCGCCGAAGGCCGCTTCATCCGTCAGGCCGGCGGCAAGGGCCACTACGCCGTCGTCAAGGTCATGCTCGAACCGTCACCGGAAGGCAACGCCGTTGTGGATGAGCTCAAACCCGGCACCCTGCCCCGCGAGTTTGCCGCTGCCGTCACCCAGGCGATTCACGACAGCCTGGAGTCGGGCGTGCTGGCCGGCTACGCCGTGGTGAACGTAAAAGTGCACGTCGTCGACGGCCAGTGGCACGAGCAGGATTCCGCGGATGTGGATTTCAAGGTCGCGGCGAACACCGCGTTCCGCGAGGCGTTCATGGCCGCCGAACCGACCTTCCTCGAACCGATAATGGAGCTCGAAGTCGTGACGCCGGACCAGTACCTCGGCAACGTGCTCGGTGACATCACATCCCGCGACGGCAAAGTCCTGCACCTCGAAGCGGTCAAGGGCCACCAGATAATCAAGGCCGAACTGCCGTTGGTCAAGACCTTCGGTTACGCGACCACGCTCCGCTCGCTCAGCCAGGGCCGCGCCTCGAACTCCATGCAGTTCTCGCACTTCAGCGCGGTCGACCAGTCCACCCGCGAACGCCTCTACCCTCTCTTCGCCGGCCACCCGCAGTATTAG
- a CDS encoding FAD-dependent thymidylate synthase, with protein sequence MKVALAGFNLEYELMQTLARNHRVVLTPELISAAYARISRSSKPVEELRQDARREIEKARKSNVTIVFEMGHHSIAEHAVFNFDVTGVSRLAVEALERHRLNSYTEKSQRYVTLSDDFVVPEELKDTEVLDEFVTTVRLQNHYYHELYYKLVPHFTAKHPEWRDEPLRAENAAKEDARYITGLAIQTQLGMTANARNLELMLKSLSASELAEVRALSARLYEQTVAVAPSLIVFPEPTDYEKNTYARVREYSQTFMTPAFNRRPRNFIALAASDVALVDYTQNADNKLLAAILHSVSRASHAECMNRVERQTLARKKEIFKLACQDMQAYDAVLREFEHLSLTFELVISASGFAQLKRHRLMTITAQPYDPKNGWTIPTSIAEIKEHKSFKEMLARTEEVFDRVAAFNPAVAQYVLTNSHQRRVLVTVDARELYHISRLREDPEAQWDIRDIAGRMMEQARHVMPLTLALACGKDNYPRVYEELFGRPPAVTELKLPEARPLPVQTEKAPRKRPKNRDRNSPPRHKDTKMGPDVNVPDSTGAVGGSVPASGKKLRPKKSEKE encoded by the coding sequence ATGAAAGTAGCTCTCGCCGGATTCAACCTCGAGTACGAGCTGATGCAGACGCTCGCCAGGAACCACCGCGTAGTCCTTACCCCGGAGCTGATTTCCGCCGCCTATGCGCGGATCAGCCGCAGTTCCAAGCCGGTCGAGGAGCTGCGGCAGGATGCGCGCCGGGAGATAGAGAAGGCGCGCAAGTCCAACGTCACCATCGTCTTCGAGATGGGGCATCATTCGATTGCCGAGCATGCGGTCTTCAACTTCGATGTCACCGGCGTGTCGCGGCTCGCGGTTGAGGCGCTTGAGCGCCACCGACTGAACTCGTATACCGAGAAATCGCAGCGCTACGTCACGCTGAGCGACGACTTCGTGGTACCGGAGGAGCTGAAGGACACCGAGGTGCTGGACGAGTTTGTGACGACCGTGAGACTCCAGAATCACTACTACCACGAGCTCTACTACAAGCTGGTGCCGCACTTCACGGCCAAGCATCCGGAGTGGAGGGACGAACCGCTCCGGGCGGAGAACGCGGCCAAAGAAGACGCCCGCTATATCACCGGGCTTGCCATCCAGACCCAGCTTGGGATGACCGCCAACGCGCGGAACCTGGAGTTGATGCTGAAGAGCCTGAGCGCGAGCGAGCTGGCCGAGGTGCGGGCCCTGTCGGCGCGGCTCTACGAGCAGACGGTCGCGGTCGCCCCGTCGCTGATTGTATTCCCGGAGCCGACCGACTACGAGAAGAACACTTACGCGCGGGTCCGCGAGTACTCCCAGACTTTCATGACTCCGGCGTTTAACCGCCGGCCCCGCAACTTCATCGCGCTGGCCGCGTCCGACGTCGCGCTGGTGGACTATACCCAGAACGCCGACAACAAGCTGCTGGCCGCAATCCTGCACTCGGTTTCACGCGCGTCTCACGCCGAGTGCATGAACCGGGTCGAGCGGCAGACGCTCGCCCGCAAGAAGGAGATATTCAAGCTGGCGTGCCAGGACATGCAGGCGTACGACGCGGTCCTGCGCGAGTTCGAGCACCTCAGCCTGACGTTCGAGCTGGTGATATCGGCATCGGGCTTCGCGCAACTGAAGCGGCACCGGCTGATGACGATAACCGCTCAGCCGTACGACCCGAAGAACGGCTGGACCATCCCGACCTCGATTGCCGAAATCAAGGAGCACAAGTCGTTCAAGGAGATGCTGGCGAGAACTGAGGAAGTCTTCGACCGGGTTGCCGCGTTCAACCCGGCCGTCGCGCAGTACGTGCTCACCAACTCCCACCAGCGGCGGGTGCTAGTAACGGTCGACGCCCGCGAGCTGTACCACATCTCGCGGCTGCGCGAGGACCCGGAGGCGCAGTGGGACATCCGCGACATCGCGGGCCGGATGATGGAGCAGGCCCGGCACGTGATGCCGTTGACGCTCGCCCTGGCCTGCGGCAAGGACAACTATCCCCGGGTCTACGAAGAGCTGTTCGGCAGGCCGCCGGCAGTCACCGAACTGAAGCTGCCCGAGGCGCGGCCGCTGCCGGTCCAGACTGAGAAAGCACCGCGCAAGAGGCCCAAGAACCGGGACAGGAATTCACCACCAAGACACAAAGACACAAAGATGGGTCCCGACGTGAACGTTCCGGATTCGACTGGCGCTGTTGGCGGTTCTGTTCCGGCTTCGGGGAAGAAGTTACGGCCGAAGAAGAGCGAAAAGGAGTAG